The following DNA comes from Acidobacteriota bacterium.
CTGATCTCGCCCGTGCCTTCCGCGACGATCAGGAACTCCTCTTCGGGATGGCGATGCGGCGGATGCGGGCTCGCTCCGGGGTCCAGCACGGCCATGCCGGTGCAGACGCCCTGCAGTTGGTCCGTCGGGCCGTTGTAGTGGGTGAACACGCGGCAGCCGTTCGCGTAGTCGGCCGGCAGCGCCTCGATCGAGAGCACGCCGTCGGCGAGTTTCGGCGCATCGGTGGCGACGGAGACGACGCTTTCGGATTGAGTGGCCATGGTCGAGGATCGTGTACCGGCCCGCGCGCCACGGTCAAGATCGCACGGCGGAGCGTCGGATGCTGACGCGCTTCGCGCCGGCCCCGACCGGGCTGCTGCACCTCGGCCACGTGGCGAATGCGATCTACGTGTGGGGCGTGGCCGCCCGGTACGGCGCTGACGTGCTGCTGCGCATCGAGGATCA
Coding sequences within:
- a CDS encoding cupin domain-containing protein, whose translation is MATQSESVVSVATDAPKLADGVLSIEALPADYANGCRVFTHYNGPTDQLQGVCTGMAVLDPGASPHPPHRHPEEEFLIVAEGTGEISVDGSVTKVGPGAILYCAGNTLHGIVNTGKVPLTFYWSKWMAHGA